From the Planctomycetaceae bacterium genome, the window CTGGACGAACGCATTGCAGGGGCTGTGAAAACGATGAGTCCCACACACGCAGAGTCGAAATACTCAACTCTGTGTGAAAGGCATCGGGCCGGGTGACTGTCAGACGTCTTCTGCTGAACTCCCCGAGCTGGGAAAACTCAATCGCAGGCAACGCAAAGCTGGTCGAGTCGTCTGATCAGTCGCCAGTGATTCCGGTCTAGTCCTCCCACAGGCGAAAGACAGTCGGAGGGTGTTCGGGAGAGTTCGCCGTAATGCTTTTTATATGGCGGCGATGTCTGCCGCACAGTTTAACTCCCGCATGAAGAGTTTTCGTATTTGCGATTGCTGGCCGTAGGAAAGCAGAAGAAGGTGGCACTCACGGCTGTCATGCGAAACTCATCACGATCCTCAATACGCTCGTTCGTACGGATCAGCTCTGAAAGATCCTTCACCACCTGTTGGTGACTACGAGCTTGTCTGAGCCCAGCTGTCTTTCACCGTCGCATCGCCTTCACCCCAAAAGGCGATGCGACGGTGAGTTGAAAAGGGGCCCAGCCCCCGTTTGCTGATCCCGAGCGAGCAGTGCCGCCCCCACCATCACACATAAACGGCGAATTCGAAATACAAATCTCCAATCTGAAACTTGATCTCTGTTAACACCGTCGCTGTCCCGATTTTCCAACGGACAGCTAAGCAGACCACAGGGCTTGGTAAAGTACGATGTTGAAATTACTCAATTGGAGCGTGGTTACAGGGCGAGAATCTTACTTGTTCCATTCTCCAGGCAACCACGCTACCAGCCGCAGCACGATTCCGACAACAATCAGCACTCAATGAACATGATTCGCGAAATGGATTTCCATGCGGCGGCGATTCCTCGGGATTCGAACTGTGATCCGGCGTTTCATACGGATTCATTCGCGTCACTACTCGGGTCCTGTTGACAGAACGACCCGCATCACGGGCTGGCGAGAGTTGACTTCGATTTCACAAAACGCTGGCCACCGCCACTCTCGTGCATGGCATGGTTCGTCCGCTCATCCACGCTAAACATTGTGCTCGACCGCCAGTTTGAGTTGATTCCATTGTGTTTGGATTTCTTTAGCACGCTCCAGTCGCCTGCAAACAAGTCGATATTCTTCAGCATGAAGTCGCATAAGCTCAGTACTGAATGCCTTAAGTGTTGCACATGACGGAACTCCCGCCCTCAAATTGATTTTTGACACACTGCGGAAGATCCATGATTGACGATCTCCTCGCTGGTCCTCCGGCAGTTCGATTGTTCTTCGCAGGAAGCGGTCAATCACCGGAAAATAAATGCGAACGCCTTGCCGCCCATGAACATAAAATCTTCCTGGTAGGCTTCATATGGGCATTCTTCAAATCTTGCGAGGTAACGCCTCTTCCGTAACGTGAGGCACGAACCGAAGACTTTGATTCCAGTGCATGCGCATCCAAGTCGCTACGATACGATCGAAGTCAGTTTGTTTGGCAACTTAGCGGGCATGACCTGCGGAGGAATCATCCTAAAGCATCGGTTGCGGCGCATTGATTCTCAACTGGAAATTTGGCAGCGACCGCAACTCGGCTTCGCATTTTTTGTTATCCATCGCCATCCGCAGTTCCGTTGTCACGCCGCTTGTGAACCATCTCCCAACGACAACGAACAAGACACCCCAACCGCGCCCCAAAAATTGCGAGAACTGCTAAAGACGAATTCGGTGGGAGACCGAAGGCGAGCATGCCGCAAAAAACCATATCCAACTGTACGAATAAGAGAACAGGTATTGTGGCGGCGTTTTCATGACTTGGTGCAATGGATGCCATAATGTAGCGGTTTGCGACTACATCAATTCGACTTGCCCTGAAGCTACCAAAACTTACACGGAGCGTCGGATATATTTGCTTGGTATTGTGAACTGTCGGTGAATGCGATGCAGGATCACAGCACTGCCTTCCGGCAATTAGTGCAGCACCGGCAGGCAAGTTGATAAATCGCTGCAAAGGCTAGTTGAATGAACCTGACGCCGTCCCGCGCGGTCAAACTTAGCCATCAGAACGTTGTCGGCACTACGAAGGGTGGATGGATGTCGGACTATCCATTACGCGAAGCCTTCTCGACGAAAGGCGAATGTGTCACTCGGCTGCCACGGGTAAGCTCCGATTACGACGACCTCATCAGGTGAGCCGTTTCGCTGGACCTTAACGCGATTCCGACGTAAGCGGATTGGTGCAAGTTCATTCATCAGTGCCATCTCACCATTCGTAGGTTCCGAGTGAAAATAACCCACCAATCGGATTGAGGATACGTATCAGTGTTAAGTCACGAATTCGGTGTTGACGTCGTCTGGTACTGGCGTCGGGTTTGCATTCGTAGAATGACTGGCCGTAGTCTGGTATGGCAGTCCAGGCTTCTGAACGAAATCGTTTGCGGCCAGTTCTAATGATGTAGAATTGTGATTCAGGTTTCGGCGGCTGACTTCGAGTACGCATAACGGGATCGGCAGGTAGATGCCGGATGGAACCGTCTTGCCAAGCTGTGATTTCACAAATCGCGTCATCGGCCGGCTCCAGTTCGACCGCTTTGTTCTGCCACGATCCGGTAGTGCGGACCAATATAGTCATCGTACGCTAGACAGCACGCCTTGTTGCTGGCTCGGTCGAGCGTTACAAGCTTCGCGAACTCTTCGACACATTGAATTCGACGGATTTAGCGTCCAAATCGGTTTGTCAAATGCCATCCGGAACCTCTTCGATGCTGATGTCCGTATTCGTTGTCAATTAGCATTTGAACCGCGTCCTGAGCATCCGCAGCAATGCGACCTTGCATGGCGGATTCAGGCTTGATCGTCGAGTGCGTCCTTCAGCGCTGGTGAAGTCGCTTTCACTCGGGAGTCCATTTTCGACGTGCCTGCTCGAATTGGGTTCATGTCCACATACGCAATGCAGGCCGTGATAGCAACGTTTTGAAGAGCAAGTGGCTGAGCCTTAAAGCGGCCCTCCCAAAAACGAGCCCGGATTCACGTTGTCATCCTTTTGCCCGGCGAGAAGCTGCGGCAAGTCTCAGCTCAGACACCGCATGAACCACGAAATATCGCTTCAACCGCCGCGGGCTAACCCTTCAGGCCTGACCGTGTCGTTGCGGATGGCGTTGAGCTCGAATTCTGTGGGCTCAGCGGCGGTTCCGGATTCATCCGCCGCTGAGGAAACATTGGCGTTCCACCACCGCAGAGTTCCATCCTCGTCATCCGACCACGTCTTCATGCCACATCGGGCCAGTCCTCACAACCACATGCAGGTGATTGCTGAGCTCCGCAAAGTGAGCACATCGATCGCAAAGATGCCGGCCAACTCCTCAAGCCGCTCCCGAACCCATTCCTTCCGATGCGAATAGTCTTTCCCGGACCGACGATCCCGCCGCAAAGATGCGTCCGCCTCACGCATCGATTGATCAAATGAAATGCCTGAACCTCATCCTCAGCACAAATCTCCACCCGATTCACTCGCGGCATCGCACAAATCCTTCAAAAGAAAGCCAACATCGATCTCGCCCGAACTCTAATAGCAGCAACCGCTTCCGTCAATTAGGTGGATGGCACCAATGTTGTTCGGTAAACGAAGGAAACGACGTTGAAAAACCGAAAGGCGAGCTAACTCCGGTTGACCGATTTGTACGGCATTTCGGACTACCAGAGAACTCAGCCAATCGGGGCGATATAGTAGCGACCAGAAATACCCTCGATGTCGTGATAGTAGTAGAAACAGTCGGGATCGGCAGATTGTATTGCGGCAATCACTTGGGGTAGCTCTTCGTGTGTGATAATTGTTCGGACGACCACAAATGGGTCGCCGCTGTGGCCACCGGTGCCCTGATGCGTTGTGTACGTTCGATGTGCCGATGTGTTTGTGATTGCCGCGCCGACTTCCTTCTGCCGGCGCGTGATGATCGCGAGCATGGTGATCTTGAACTTGCGATACAGGTTGTTGAGCGTTTCGGCGGACGCGAAGATGTAAATGCACGTGTACATCATTGTGTTGACGACCGATTCGAATTGCCCGTTCTTTATGAGGTCCATCACGAGGCCGAAGGCAGTGGAACCAATGGCGGCAACAATCGCAATCGAGCCGACGGGCTTCAGGTACTTGACGGCAAAATACGCCCCAAGGATGTCCTCGTCGCCGGTGGAGCCACGGTGGGTGAAAGCGAGTGCTTTGGCAACACCTGCAAGCAGCCCACCAAATAGAACCAATATGATTCGCTCGTTCTGAGGTTCTGGCTGCGCGAACTGTAGTTCAGGCAGCACGGCGAGTCCCACACCGACGGTGCCAACGACGAGAAGCGAGCGTTGTGCAAAGACTCGGCTGACGCGTGCGAACGCGAAGGCGAGCAACGCCGACTGAAACAGCAAGTAGAGCGCGATGAAGAGCCAGTAACTCTCGAAGTAGTACGACAATGCCGTGGCAATGCCTTCCGTTCCGGTCAGGATGACTTTGGAAGGAAGAACGAAGTACTTCAAAGCGAGGGCGTACAAGATGCCAGCAAGAAGGTTCAGGCCGTAGTCAATCAAGGGTCGACGCACGAAGATTCATCCGTGAAGGTGGGTGAGTTGTTGCCGTATAAAGAATCCATGAAAACCGTTTGGAGCAGCGGGTTCTTGACTGCTGGGGGAAGCGAGACGGAGAAGGTTGGTGTTGAGTTCGCCGGTGTTGACGAAGCCATCATGGAACGCCTTCATGTGTTCAAGAATGGTAACTGGCAGCGACGCGGTGTACGCAGCAGCTCGCCATTCCATCATCAGATCGAATGCAATTTCCGAGAGTTTGGGCTTCCTGGCGGTGAGCCGATCGATCCGTTCGCCCCAGTCATCGCTGAAGAAGTTGCAATACGTGTCAAATGTGGTGGTAATATATAGGGTACGCAGAAACTCGTCGCGCATTGTCCCACGCCTCCATGTGCGAGGAGAGTGTCGTTTTGATGGTTGACACCGGGTGTTGCATTCTGGTTCGGGGAATGTGGGTAGCCAGATTACGCGTTCGGATAAGCGGATTGGCGTTCTCGAGGTTCCATCCTCGATCGAGTCCATGGCCAATCTGCTTCATCCGATTGTTAGTCGCAAGTCCCGAGAGACTTACAACTACGATAAGGTAACAGAATTCTGTGGTGCTTCGGGGTGACCGAAGCATTGCGTGTGGAGGAACTCCACGCTCTATCGCGCCCGAAAAAGCTTCCGGGAGCTTATCCGAACGCGTTAAACGCGGCACGGACGCCGCGATTAACGCCCGAGGTAACCGGGCGGCGACAAGAGACCTTGGAATACGGAAAACCGCCGCCCGCCGCTCCGGTTGACCGCCTTGTTAGGGCTCTTTCTGCAGCTTCGCGATCGCCGCTTCGGCTGTTTCCGCGACAGACACGCGGTCTCCCGCACTCGGCATTGCGTCGTCGCTCAAGAGCTGCCGGAGCTTCGGTAATGCTTCAGTCGCGCGAAGTTTCAGGAGCGCATTGATGGCGCAGACCCGAACCAACGCATCACGATCATCGAGGGCGTCAATCAATGGCGAAGTAGCGCGCGCGTCACCGATTTCGCCTAAAGCCCAAGCCACGTTGTAATTGATCTCGGCGTCGTCCAGGAATGGGATCAGCAGGTCTACAGCAGCAAGATCCTTCAACCCTCCGAGCAGATGCACCGCATAGTAACGATCAGCTCGAATCTGGGCCTCAACACTGAACTTACCACCTGATATGCCCTGACCTTCGGGCCGCTCCGAGCGATCGCTCAGGATGGAACCAATCGTCTTGAGTCCACGGGGATCGCCCAATCCTGCGAAAATGAACGCCGCATTCCCGCGCAGATGCCTGTCCTCATTCTCCAGCCACGGCTCGAGACGCTGTAGAACGCGAGAGTCCCGACGGCTCACGACTCGCTTGGCTACCTCAAGCTGCCGCCAATCGACTTCTGTCTTCTCAAATTCGTCCAGTAGTTGATCAATGGTCTGCGATCGGTGGTCATCCGCGGCTGACACTTCCAACACGCTTCCCATCAGAAAGACAAGGACGAGTGTGCTGACACAGGTTCTCATGGCATGGCCCTAACGACCGCCGTAACCGGGCACGAACGGTAGACTTTGACTTCAGATGCCGCGTGATTGAGTGTTCCGGTTCACGGCTTAGTTCTGTCGAAATGCGAGGGTTAGCGTTTTAAGTCAGGCCCCTTGGCAGGCGGAATTCTAAGTTCTTCGAGTTCAATCTGGTTCGATTCCAAGTTGACAACCACCCGAAACATGTTGTCCTTCACGGAATGAACGATCCGCCAATCGCATTTGTGATCAATCTGTTCGAAAGAAACGGAGACAGTAGCGGCGGGACAGCTGGCAAGTTTCTGAAGTTGATCGTTAATCGCCGTCGTGTTACCGGCGAAGTGTAAGGTAGAGACCCTCATAGTAGAGCGACCACCAATGAATCCGCAGTTCTCGGTCTCAAGAGCCGCCCGGACTTGTTTGCGCGCGTGCTCAGGATAATCACGGGAGAACGGAACATTCGAAGCTGAAGGAAGCAGAATCAGTATTGCGAAAGCAGCATTCGTCGTCACGGCGAGCAGGTTTGAGGTGACGATGACAATGAAAAGGAGTCTGATCCGTGACATCTATTTGCTCCTTGGTTTCACGTTAGTAGCAAGCTGAATGAGGCGCAAGGTAAATCTAAATCAGTCAGCCGTGCAGTAAGACAGAACGTTCAAGCTAACCCGGTGGCCGCGAGCGAGCTTCCATACCAAAAAAACCAGTTCGGCCACTCGGGTTCAGCGCCTTGTTCGCATTTGCGATTGAGTCTTGGGAGTCAACTGCACGAGTGGACTCTGCTGGCTGACCAATGTGCTATGGAATCAAGAAGTGGGCAACAGCAGGCGGTGCCTGATCTAATAAGGGTTATAGCTCTGGACGTGGTTCGTTGCAAATTGCATAGATAGGGTACGTGTAGAGGTTACGGCATGCGCCATGCTCACATTTCCAAAGAGTGAGGTCTAGCGTGCGGCCTTTTGCGATATCTTCAATCTCGTTGTCAAAGAGATAGATGTCCCAAGTGCAGGGTGGTGTTTCGCATGGCCGATAGTAAAAATTGAACCGCCGAGCCTTCTTGTCACACAGACCACCGGTCACGGGCGCGATGCTCTGATTTTGAATCATGTCATCGGAGACCGTTTCTGCCCAATCTGCATGTCCAGCAATGCCCGTATACCAAACGTATTCGAAGAAGTGTCGCAACTCGGACGGAATGGACTTTTTCACCGCGATGACTTCTTCGGCAGGCTTTCCCATGGCTCTCAATGCGAACGACCGCGATCACCCGGTTGCGGCGAGCGACGCTGTAAAGTGTGAAAAGCAAACCACCGCAACTCGGCGTGCATCGCATTGTTATGCGATTGGCGGCTTTCGTTTTCGATTACCGAGCCTTGTTTTCCACCTTGAGTGTAAGGTCTCAAGTCTCTCTTTGCTGATCAAGCCGTTCTTGGCGAGATTGGCCGATATGTAGACCCCGAATCTCTCGACATGAGTTGGGGATTGTGTTTCCGTATCATGGATTTGCAAATCGCACGGTAGGCCGGAGACGCCAGCAGGTTCTCCACAGAGAGTGGTATTGGGGTCTCCAAGTGTGATCGTGACATTCGCCCAGACGGACTCTGCTGCAATCGATCGAATTGACGATGCATCACTGCAGCGAAAGCGAATCCAGACTTCGTGCCTGTCGGGGACACGAAAAACGCACGCCGATTCCATCCCATGATACGTGAGCAGCAGTTGTTTGATTTCGTCCAGAGAATCTTGTTCTGTCATTTGTTTACGAACGAGCGTCCGCACTGATGGAAACAGCAGATTAGAAATTGGGTCCAAAATTATCGCATAACAGATTTTAGACGGAAACGGCGAATTAGGCGGAAAGGTTTTTTCCGTCTAAATCTGACGGATTCCGTCTAAGCCCGAAGTTGTTGGTGCTGAAAATTCAGTCGACAAAATGTACGACCCCTACGTAACAGTGTCAATGCAAAGAACATACGTGTCCAGGAGCAGCACGTAAGCTCTTTGCTTCCCGGTGGAAGCAGATCCAAAATGCAGAATGAAACACCGAATCGCCTGGCCACCGGAAAACCGCGGCATTTGGACCAACTGCGTCATAAATGCAGACTGCTGCACGATTCCATCCGCACGGAAAAGGCCTACGCAGACTGGGTCATTCGGTTCTTAAGTTTTCACCGAACTAAGGATGGCACCTGGATCCATCCGGCGGAATTGGACGGTGCAAAGATCGCCCAGTTTCTGACTCACCTGGCCGTCGCAGGAAAGGTATCGGCCAGTACTCAAAATCAGGCCTTGTGCGCCATCGTGTTCCTGTATCGGCAGGTGCTGGAGATTGAGCCGGGCAATATTGACGGAGTCCACGCGCAGACGCCCTCGCGACTGCCAACCGTTCTGTCCGTGAACGAAGTCCGTAGAATTATCGAACAATGTCCGGCAGGCTCAACTGAACGTCTGATGATCGAACTGTTCTACGGCACGGGCATGCGATTACTGGAAGTGTGTCGGCTAAGAATCAAGGAGATCGACTTTGAGCGGCGTCAGAT encodes:
- a CDS encoding phage integrase N-terminal SAM-like domain-containing protein, yielding MQNETPNRLATGKPRHLDQLRHKCRLLHDSIRTEKAYADWVIRFLSFHRTKDGTWIHPAELDGAKIAQFLTHLAVAGKVSASTQNQALCAIVFLYRQVLEIEPGNIDGVHAQTPSRLPTVLSVNEVRRIIEQCPAGSTERLMIELFYGTGMRLLEVCRLRIKEIDFERRQIMVRDGKGENDRAVPLPDRCVAALQKHIDFVTTQHRKDLAMGAGHVWLPYAIAEPPNVLSSLRASSAIGDRHLA
- a CDS encoding YitT family protein is translated as MRRPLIDYGLNLLAGILYALALKYFVLPSKVILTGTEGIATALSYYFESYWLFIALYLLFQSALLAFAFARVSRVFAQRSLLVVGTVGVGLAVLPELQFAQPEPQNERIILVLFGGLLAGVAKALAFTHRGSTGDEDILGAYFAVKYLKPVGSIAIVAAIGSTAFGLVMDLIKNGQFESVVNTMMYTCIYIFASAETLNNLYRKFKITMLAIITRRQKEVGAAITNTSAHRTYTTHQGTGGHSGDPFVVVRTIITHEELPQVIAAIQSADPDCFYYYHDIEGISGRYYIAPIG
- a CDS encoding HEAT repeat domain-containing protein is translated as MRTCVSTLVLVFLMGSVLEVSAADDHRSQTIDQLLDEFEKTEVDWRQLEVAKRVVSRRDSRVLQRLEPWLENEDRHLRGNAAFIFAGLGDPRGLKTIGSILSDRSERPEGQGISGGKFSVEAQIRADRYYAVHLLGGLKDLAAVDLLIPFLDDAEINYNVAWALGEIGDARATSPLIDALDDRDALVRVCAINALLKLRATEALPKLRQLLSDDAMPSAGDRVSVAETAEAAIAKLQKEP